The sequence CCTGCCGAACCTCAAGAACTTCGGCAGCGCGGACTACCCGACGGACCTGGGCTTCATGGCGTAGCCGCACGGCCTGCTGCGTAACGGGGGGCACAATGCGCGGGCCGGCGCACCTGCCGGTCGAAGGAGGACCCTCACCATGAACGCAACCCGCATCGTCGGCATCCTGCTGATCGTCGCCGGCATCGCCGGCCTGTCGATCGGCGGCTTCAGCTTCACCAAGGAAACCCACCAGGCCAAGCTCGGCCCGCTGGAGTTGTCGGTGAAGGAGCGCGAGAACGTCAACATCCCCACCTGGGCCGGTGTGGCCGCCATCGTGGTGGGCGGCATCCTTCTGGTGGTCGGCGGCAAGAAGGGCTGATTCCGTGACGGCCGCGCAAGGCGGTTGCACCTGCCGCGCGGTGCGCTACTGCCTCACCGATACGCCACTCTTCGTGCACTGCTGCCACTGCCGGTGGTGTCAGCGCGAGAGCGGCAGCGCCTTCGCCCTCAACGCCATGATCGAAGCCGATCGGGTGACGCTGCTGGCCGGCGCGCCCGAGCCGCTGCACACGCCGTCGGCCAGCGGCCGTGGGCAGACGATCGTGCGCTGCCCGCAGTGCCGCGTCGCGCTGTGGAGCCACTATGCCGGCGCCGGCCCGTCGGTCAGCTTCGTGCGCGTCGGCACGCTCGATGCGCCGGATGCCTTCCCGCCGGACATCCACATCTTCACCGCGTCGAAGCAGCCCTGGGTGCAGCTGCCGACCGGCGCGCTGGCCGTCGACGCGTACTACGACCGCACGACCTGCTGGCCGGCCGCTGCCCTGGCGCGCATGGACGCGCTGCGGGCGCACCGCGACCCGCCGCCGCCTGCGGCCTGACGCTGCCGCCCGCCGCCGCGGGCAAGAACCCGGACGCGCTGGAACAAGAAGCGCCGACTCGATCCGCGTAGCCTTTCTCTGCAGGCCGGCCGTCCTGGCCGGCATTTCCTTGCCTCACAGAGAAAACGCGAATCCATGACCTACATCGCCGCCGCCGAACGCTACCAGCAGATGCAATACCGGCACACCGGCCGCAGCGGGCTCAAGCTGCCCGTGCTGTCGCTGGGCCTCTGGCACAACTTCGGCGACACCACCCCGTTCGAACGCCAGCGCGACATGCTGCGCACCGCCTTCGACCTGGGCATCACGCACTTCGACCTGGCCAACAACTACGGTCCGCCCTTCGGCAGCGCCGAGCGCAACTTCGGCCGCCACCTGAAGGACGATTTCAAGAGCCACCGCGACGAACTGGTGATCTCGACCAAGGCCGGCTGGAGCATGTGGCAGGGCCCGTACGGGCGTGGCGGCGGTTCGCGCAAGCACATCTTCGCGAGCCTCGACCAGTCGCTCGGCCGCCTGGGGCTGGACTACGTCGACATCTTCTATTCGCACCGCTTCGACGCCGACACGCCGCTGGAGGAAACCGCCGCGGCCTACGCCAGCGCGGTGCAGCAGGGCAAGGCGCTGTATGTCGGCATCTCCTCGTACTCGGCCAACAAGACGCGCGAATTCGCACGCCTGCTGGCCGAGCACCGGGTGCCGCTGCTGATCCACCAGCCGGCCTACAACATGCTCAACCGCTGGATCGAGCCGGAGCTGACCGGCACGCTCGAGACGCTGGGCGCCGGCTGCATCGCCTTCACGCCGCTGGCG comes from Variovorax sp. J2L1-78 and encodes:
- a CDS encoding GFA family protein codes for the protein MTAAQGGCTCRAVRYCLTDTPLFVHCCHCRWCQRESGSAFALNAMIEADRVTLLAGAPEPLHTPSASGRGQTIVRCPQCRVALWSHYAGAGPSVSFVRVGTLDAPDAFPPDIHIFTASKQPWVQLPTGALAVDAYYDRTTCWPAAALARMDALRAHRDPPPPAA
- the mgrA gene encoding L-glyceraldehyde 3-phosphate reductase; this translates as MTYIAAAERYQQMQYRHTGRSGLKLPVLSLGLWHNFGDTTPFERQRDMLRTAFDLGITHFDLANNYGPPFGSAERNFGRHLKDDFKSHRDELVISTKAGWSMWQGPYGRGGGSRKHIFASLDQSLGRLGLDYVDIFYSHRFDADTPLEETAAAYASAVQQGKALYVGISSYSANKTREFARLLAEHRVPLLIHQPAYNMLNRWIEPELTGTLETLGAGCIAFTPLAQGLLTDKYLNGIPPDARINQPGGDSLPASHLSERNLAAVRMLNELAQGRGQTLAQMAVAWILRDPRMTSVLIGASSAKQIRENVKALERLDFTAEELAEIDRHLIDGGVNLWEKPSTDQRI